In Aristaeella hokkaidonensis, the following are encoded in one genomic region:
- a CDS encoding aspartate kinase, producing the protein MLECIVTKFGGSSLANDEQFRKVRSILELEPTRRYLVPSAPGKRFKEDDKVTDLLYQCYDLACEGKSIAEPFSRIRDRYLSIARALHLKVDINSKLDEVEQGISSGKGKDWCASRGEYLCGILMADYLGWRFVDPIDGIFFNDNGTLDDEKTQEKLSALLADGEPAVVPGFYGSKANGEVCTFSRSGSDITGALVARAVNADVYENWTDVSGFLMADPRIIENPAEISSITYKELRELSHMGASVLHEDAMFPVHKAGIPTNIRNTNKPYHPGTMISKNAPNEISVPTITGIAGHKGYSVISIEKSMMNSEVGFGRKVLQVLENYGVSFEHMPTGIDSMCVVVNSATLEPHRADILREIEALVNGSGSVSVSDNMSIIATVGRGMVHNCGTAARLFSAMSRARINVRMIDQGSSELSIIVGVNDNDFEATIHAIYHEFVG; encoded by the coding sequence GTGCTTGAATGTATCGTGACAAAATTCGGCGGCAGCTCGCTGGCCAATGATGAACAGTTCCGTAAGGTTCGCAGCATTCTGGAGCTGGAACCCACCCGTCGCTACCTGGTCCCCAGCGCTCCCGGCAAACGCTTCAAGGAAGACGATAAAGTCACTGATCTGCTGTATCAGTGCTATGACCTTGCCTGCGAAGGCAAATCCATCGCGGAGCCTTTTTCCCGTATCCGGGATCGCTATCTGTCCATCGCCCGCGCTCTGCACCTGAAAGTGGATATCAACTCCAAACTGGATGAAGTGGAGCAGGGAATCTCCTCCGGCAAGGGCAAGGACTGGTGCGCCAGCCGCGGCGAATACCTCTGCGGCATCCTCATGGCTGACTATCTGGGATGGCGCTTTGTGGATCCCATTGACGGAATTTTCTTCAACGATAACGGCACCCTGGATGATGAAAAGACCCAGGAAAAGCTCTCTGCCCTCCTTGCGGACGGCGAGCCTGCTGTTGTGCCCGGATTCTACGGTTCCAAGGCAAACGGTGAAGTCTGCACCTTCTCCCGCAGCGGCAGCGATATCACCGGTGCCCTGGTGGCCCGTGCGGTGAATGCCGATGTGTATGAAAACTGGACCGACGTTTCCGGTTTCCTGATGGCGGATCCCCGGATCATCGAAAACCCGGCGGAAATCTCCTCCATCACCTATAAGGAACTGCGGGAGCTGAGCCACATGGGAGCTTCCGTCCTGCATGAGGACGCGATGTTCCCGGTGCACAAGGCCGGCATCCCCACCAACATCCGTAATACCAACAAGCCGTATCATCCCGGCACCATGATCAGCAAGAACGCTCCCAACGAGATTTCTGTTCCCACCATCACCGGTATCGCCGGTCACAAGGGATACAGCGTCATCTCCATTGAAAAGAGCATGATGAACAGCGAAGTCGGTTTCGGCCGCAAGGTGCTGCAGGTGCTCGAAAACTACGGCGTATCTTTTGAACATATGCCCACCGGTATCGACAGCATGTGCGTCGTGGTGAACAGTGCCACCCTGGAGCCTCATCGCGCCGATATCCTCAGGGAGATCGAAGCCTTGGTCAACGGCAGCGGCAGCGTCTCTGTCAGCGACAACATGTCCATCATTGCCACTGTCGGCCGCGGCATGGTGCATAACTGCGGTACTGCCGCCCGTCTCTTCTCCGCCATGAGCCGCGCCCGCATCAACGTACGGATGATCGACCAGGGCTCCAGCGAGTTGAGCATCATCGTTGGCGTTAACGACAATGACTTCGAAGCCACCATCCACGCCATCTACCACGAGTTCGTGGGATGA
- a CDS encoding ComF family protein, whose protein sequence is MSPRPFETWLFGKWGPLEKALARWGKDVIWPEDALCCVCGRVTDRDGLCASCRESLEHDGFFFAWERSDPDPDLPAWSLRPHEGVPRELVIRLKYGAEARAARILASLLLPLPDDVVFPPDTVVTWVTMPESRRRERAVDHGRLLAEAFAEKLSLPCRQLLLRRDRREKRQVGLNEKERAANLAGAFTPKEKISFPVLIVDDVRTTGTTLCRCAEALRSGGAEKIFGLTVTARK, encoded by the coding sequence ATGAGTCCCCGTCCTTTTGAAACCTGGCTGTTCGGCAAGTGGGGGCCGCTTGAAAAAGCCCTTGCCCGCTGGGGAAAAGACGTCATCTGGCCCGAGGATGCCCTCTGCTGTGTCTGCGGCAGGGTAACAGACAGGGACGGTCTTTGTGCTTCCTGCCGTGAATCCCTGGAGCATGACGGCTTCTTTTTTGCCTGGGAACGTTCCGATCCGGATCCGGATCTTCCAGCCTGGTCGCTCCGTCCACACGAAGGCGTCCCCCGGGAACTGGTCATCCGGCTCAAATACGGTGCGGAAGCACGTGCCGCCCGTATCCTTGCAAGCCTGCTGCTTCCCTTGCCGGACGACGTTGTCTTCCCACCGGACACGGTTGTCACCTGGGTCACTATGCCGGAATCCCGCCGCCGGGAGCGGGCTGTCGACCACGGCCGCCTGCTGGCGGAAGCCTTCGCGGAAAAGCTGTCCCTGCCCTGCAGGCAGCTGCTGCTTCGTCGGGACCGCCGGGAAAAGCGCCAGGTAGGACTGAATGAGAAAGAGCGCGCCGCCAATCTGGCAGGCGCTTTCACCCCTAAGGAAAAGATCTCTTTTCCGGTGCTCATCGTGGACGATGTGCGCACCACGGGCACCACTCTCTGCCGCTGTGCAGAAGCTCTGCGATCCGGCGGTGCGGAAAAGATTTTCGGTCTGACCGTCACAGCCCGAAAATGA
- the recD2 gene encoding SF1B family DNA helicase RecD2, which yields MEQLEATIQGTVFRNEENGWSVLTVRSGRSEITVVGSLPELSPGEQAVFSGDWIEHRTYGRQFHCISCELKTPTTLLGIERFLGSGLIHGVGPSTAQLIVEAFGEETLVILSEHPERLSEVRGIGKKRAIMIAESFREQQSTRRAMVFLQSYGISPALAIRISRHYGDRTPEIVRENPYRLCDDLEGVGFKTADRIGLSLGIPPDSENRVKSAMTYILRDAAAASGHVYLPEAELCSASASLLNVPLTLCQQALRSLLVSGALHSETDEAEECRRVYLPYYRYAEQEVALMIRRLMTAIAPDKYAGISRAISSFEKRRNITFSPTQRQAIAGALENGVFVITGGPGTGKTTIINCILELLSKDNETVLCAPTGRAAKRMSEATGAEARTIHRLLEYGGEQGAFTRTDDNPLEADCVIADETSMIDLVLMRALLKAIRPGTRLILVGDADQLPSVGPGNVLGDILDSGEVPCVRLTEIYRQSGESQIVVNAHLINSGQMPVLNGKGTDFFFERKTALADAAQSITALVTSRLPGYLHYPEEERLALSVRNIQVLAPSRKGECGVNSLNLRLQEMLNPPAADKPQLQWGETIFRLGDKVIQTRNDYRLPWRRETSAGIEDGAGVFNGDIGFIIDVDPENHMLTVRFDEEREATYESGDLEDLEPAYCLSVHKSQGSEFPVVVMPVTPGPPMLLTRNLLYTALTRARSLVVLVGAEAVIRRMVENDHVIRRYTTLARRLIETRELVQ from the coding sequence ATGGAACAGCTTGAGGCGACCATCCAGGGGACCGTTTTCCGGAATGAGGAAAATGGCTGGTCCGTACTGACCGTCCGTTCTGGCCGGTCAGAGATCACCGTGGTCGGCTCCCTGCCGGAGCTGAGCCCCGGTGAACAGGCTGTTTTTTCAGGTGATTGGATAGAACACCGTACCTACGGCCGCCAGTTTCACTGTATCTCCTGCGAATTGAAAACGCCCACAACCCTTCTGGGTATTGAGCGGTTCCTCGGCAGCGGCCTGATCCACGGCGTGGGTCCGTCCACTGCCCAGCTTATTGTTGAAGCCTTTGGGGAGGAAACCCTTGTGATCCTCTCCGAGCATCCGGAGCGTCTGAGCGAAGTCCGCGGCATCGGCAAAAAGCGGGCCATCATGATTGCGGAAAGCTTCCGGGAGCAGCAGAGCACCCGGCGTGCTATGGTTTTCCTCCAGTCCTACGGCATTTCTCCCGCCCTGGCTATCCGGATCAGCCGGCATTACGGCGACCGCACCCCGGAAATCGTCCGGGAAAACCCTTACCGCCTGTGCGATGATCTCGAAGGCGTAGGTTTCAAAACTGCGGACCGTATCGGACTATCCCTGGGCATCCCACCCGACAGCGAAAACCGCGTCAAATCCGCCATGACCTATATCCTGCGGGATGCCGCCGCTGCTTCAGGTCATGTTTACCTGCCGGAGGCAGAACTCTGTTCCGCTTCTGCCTCTCTGCTCAATGTGCCGCTCACTCTTTGTCAGCAGGCACTGCGCAGCTTGCTGGTTTCCGGTGCCCTTCATTCCGAAACAGATGAAGCTGAGGAATGCCGCCGGGTTTACCTGCCTTATTACCGGTACGCGGAGCAGGAAGTTGCCCTCATGATCCGCCGTCTGATGACTGCCATTGCTCCGGATAAATATGCCGGCATTTCCCGGGCTATATCGTCCTTTGAAAAGCGCCGGAACATCACCTTTTCCCCCACCCAGCGCCAGGCCATCGCCGGCGCGCTGGAAAACGGCGTCTTCGTGATCACCGGCGGTCCCGGCACCGGCAAAACCACCATCATCAACTGCATTCTGGAGCTGCTCTCGAAGGATAACGAAACCGTCCTGTGCGCCCCCACTGGCCGCGCTGCCAAGCGGATGAGCGAGGCCACCGGCGCCGAGGCGCGTACCATTCACCGCCTGCTGGAATACGGCGGTGAGCAGGGTGCCTTCACCCGCACGGATGACAACCCTCTGGAGGCGGACTGCGTCATAGCAGATGAAACCTCCATGATTGATCTGGTCCTGATGCGCGCCCTGCTGAAGGCCATCCGTCCCGGCACCCGTCTGATCCTCGTCGGTGATGCAGATCAGCTGCCCAGCGTCGGCCCAGGCAACGTGCTCGGCGATATCCTCGACAGCGGTGAGGTTCCCTGCGTCCGCCTTACGGAAATCTACCGCCAGAGCGGTGAAAGCCAGATTGTCGTAAACGCCCACCTGATCAACAGCGGACAGATGCCCGTGCTTAACGGTAAAGGCACCGATTTCTTCTTTGAGCGTAAAACCGCCCTGGCCGACGCAGCCCAGAGCATCACTGCGCTGGTCACTTCCCGGCTTCCCGGTTATCTGCATTATCCGGAAGAGGAACGTCTTGCTCTTTCCGTCCGGAATATCCAGGTTCTTGCCCCCTCCCGCAAAGGAGAATGCGGTGTGAACAGCCTCAACCTCCGTCTGCAGGAAATGCTCAACCCGCCCGCCGCGGATAAGCCGCAGCTGCAATGGGGCGAAACCATCTTCCGTCTGGGGGACAAGGTCATCCAGACCCGGAATGATTACCGTCTTCCCTGGCGCCGGGAAACCTCCGCCGGCATTGAGGACGGCGCCGGCGTATTCAACGGCGATATCGGCTTCATCATCGACGTGGATCCGGAAAACCATATGCTTACCGTCCGCTTTGACGAAGAGCGGGAAGCTACCTATGAATCCGGAGACCTGGAAGACCTGGAGCCCGCTTACTGCCTCAGCGTACATAAATCCCAGGGCAGTGAATTCCCGGTTGTCGTCATGCCCGTGACGCCCGGACCGCCCATGCTGCTCACCCGCAACCTGCTCTACACCGCCCTGACCAGGGCCCGCAGCCTTGTGGTGCTGGTCGGCGCTGAGGCCGTCATCCGCCGCATGGTGGAAAACGATCATGTGATCCGCCGCTATACCACCCTGGCCCGCCGGCTGATCGAAACCCGGGAGCTCGTACAATGA